The following proteins come from a genomic window of Mycobacterium sp. DL:
- a CDS encoding nitroreductase/quinone reductase family protein, which translates to MSSTQTDRTPQPARSSELPAIPTIAEVQDNPDALRAFNTRVVDEFRHNGGTVSGPFRGLNVLLLTMIGAKSGRTRITPLEYFESNGRLLLFGTFGGAPTNPAWVHNLRANAHAHVEVGHDAYDVTAHELPESEGAAVFADIASGHPHLAGYPTPPRTIPVFELVKSPR; encoded by the coding sequence ATGTCTTCTACTCAAACCGACCGCACGCCTCAACCGGCGCGGTCCTCTGAGCTGCCCGCCATTCCCACCATCGCAGAGGTGCAAGACAACCCCGATGCGTTGAGAGCGTTCAACACACGCGTCGTCGACGAGTTCCGCCACAACGGCGGGACCGTGAGCGGCCCCTTCCGGGGCCTGAATGTGCTGCTGCTGACCATGATCGGCGCCAAGTCGGGCCGCACGAGGATCACTCCACTGGAGTACTTCGAGAGCAACGGACGGTTGCTCCTGTTCGGCACGTTCGGTGGCGCACCGACCAACCCGGCCTGGGTGCACAACCTCCGCGCCAACGCGCACGCGCATGTCGAGGTCGGCCACGACGCATACGACGTCACCGCCCACGAACTCCCCGAATCTGAAGGTGCCGCCGTGTTCGCCGACATCGCGTCCGGCCACCCCCACCTCGCGGGCTATCCGACCCCGCCACGAACCATCCCGGTGTTCGAGCTCGTCAAGTCCCCCCGCTGA
- a CDS encoding helix-turn-helix transcriptional regulator, with the protein MGKSELGEFLQARRAAVSPAAVGIPDTGRRRVPGLRREEVADLVGLSTDYYVRLEQGRGGHPSDSVLDAIASALRLDPTQRAHLYHLARPSRRHREEVAHRVGTSTLMFVDTLTVPALVLAANTDVIGWNELACAVFTDFSARPARERNTAWLLFRDEEVASRHRDWDNAARDTVGMLRLAAGRNADDPRLTALINELSRHSTTFRRFWDDHHVYEKASGLTLLRHHEVGDIDLNFVTWTTPASPDQMLITYMPEPASRSAEALRLLQSSISTDA; encoded by the coding sequence GTGGGCAAATCGGAGTTGGGGGAGTTCCTGCAGGCCCGCCGGGCCGCGGTCTCACCGGCTGCGGTGGGTATCCCCGATACCGGGCGGCGCCGTGTTCCCGGTTTGCGGCGCGAGGAGGTGGCCGATCTTGTCGGGTTGTCCACCGACTACTACGTTCGGCTCGAGCAAGGGCGTGGCGGTCACCCATCCGATTCGGTGTTGGATGCGATCGCGTCGGCACTTCGTCTCGATCCGACCCAACGCGCGCACCTCTACCACCTGGCCCGCCCGTCTCGCCGGCACAGAGAGGAGGTGGCGCACCGAGTCGGGACGTCGACGCTGATGTTCGTCGATACCCTGACCGTGCCTGCGCTGGTCCTCGCCGCGAACACCGATGTCATCGGCTGGAACGAGCTGGCCTGTGCAGTGTTCACCGACTTCTCGGCGCGACCTGCGCGGGAGCGCAACACCGCATGGCTGCTGTTTCGGGACGAGGAGGTCGCGTCTCGTCATCGTGACTGGGACAACGCCGCACGTGACACGGTCGGCATGCTGCGATTGGCGGCAGGCAGGAACGCCGATGACCCTCGATTGACCGCGCTGATCAACGAACTGTCCAGGCACAGCACGACTTTCCGCCGATTCTGGGACGACCATCATGTGTACGAGAAGGCCAGCGGGCTCACGTTGCTCCGCCATCATGAGGTCGGCGACATCGATCTGAACTTCGTCACCTGGACGACGCCGGCGTCACCGGACCAGATGCTCATCACCTACATGCCCGAGCCCGCGTCGAGATCGGCTGAGGCCCTCCGCCTCCTACAATCGAGCATCAGCACAGATGCCTGA
- a CDS encoding carbon-nitrogen hydrolase family protein has protein sequence MDHTQVVGAVQMAPVFLDRAATLAKVENYIDRAGESGCKLVVFGETVVPGYPFWLGRTDGARFNSSLQRDIHSLYLQEAVQIEAGHLDGVCEAARRNHISVVLGVAERPLDRGGHSIYCSAVTINALGDIASVHRKLTPTYEERLSWASGDGHGLVTHALPPFTFGTLNCWENWMPLSRTTLYAEGEDLHIALWPGDVSDTTDITRFIALESRSYVISVSGLLRRDDIPDTMPGAEMMREASDEQISTGGTCIAAPDGSWVVEPIDSDEGLTVATLDHGEVRRERQNFDPAGHYGRPDVTRLVVDRRRQKLATFTD, from the coding sequence GTGGACCACACTCAAGTCGTCGGTGCCGTTCAGATGGCACCGGTGTTCCTCGACCGCGCCGCAACGCTCGCCAAGGTCGAGAACTACATCGACCGGGCCGGTGAGAGTGGTTGCAAACTGGTGGTATTCGGTGAGACTGTGGTGCCCGGCTATCCGTTCTGGCTCGGGCGAACGGACGGGGCGAGGTTCAATTCCAGCCTCCAACGGGATATCCATTCGCTCTATCTGCAGGAAGCCGTTCAGATCGAGGCTGGTCACCTCGACGGCGTGTGCGAAGCTGCTCGACGCAATCACATTTCGGTGGTGCTCGGCGTCGCCGAACGGCCACTGGATCGCGGGGGCCACAGCATCTACTGCTCGGCGGTCACGATCAACGCGCTCGGCGACATCGCCTCAGTGCACCGCAAGCTCACTCCCACCTATGAAGAGCGCTTGAGCTGGGCCAGCGGCGACGGCCACGGGCTGGTCACGCATGCGTTGCCGCCGTTCACTTTCGGCACGCTCAACTGTTGGGAGAACTGGATGCCGCTGTCACGCACAACGCTGTATGCGGAGGGTGAAGACCTCCACATCGCGCTGTGGCCGGGCGACGTTTCCGATACCACGGACATCACGCGGTTCATCGCGTTGGAGTCGCGCTCGTATGTGATCTCCGTGTCAGGACTTCTGCGACGGGACGACATTCCGGACACCATGCCCGGGGCGGAGATGATGAGGGAGGCGAGTGACGAGCAGATCAGCACGGGCGGGACGTGTATCGCCGCCCCTGATGGAAGCTGGGTTGTCGAACCGATCGACTCCGACGAGGGTCTGACGGTCGCGACGCTCGATCATGGCGAAGTTCGTCGCGAGCGTCAGAACTTCGACCCCGCAGGCCACTACGGCCGCCCCGACGTCACTCGGCTCGTCGTCGACCGACGGCGGCAGAAGCTCGCGACCTTCACGGACTGA
- a CDS encoding amino acid permease has translation MESSEEDRQLGELGYTQKLSRSVGGVSSFFLGFSVISATTAVFSGFGFGLSTAGPAFVWTFPIAVCVFFVWALIAADLVGKLPLAGYAYQWTSRLVNPSLGWFTGYAGAVGFISGFTGVAFVMAGYIGGLLGVEMTTPVQIFTAITVVLLCVLINVYGVKLATMLNNIGVALELVVTIGATAFIGVVAFFISDEHQGINFLFSTGAADASTSPYVIVWLTASLGCIFGLLGVEAAADIAEETKDARRTIPRTMFLALGVASAIEFFMYIVFLLVIKNPATITDSASPIADLFSQQVSPWFSKLVIALALTNILVCVLAIMLVASRLVYALGRDNMLPGSHLLGRVSEKHKVPTTAIMATGLVSLALLLSALANETTFSYIVGMSALGFFCVYLLTTAGLLVANARNRIPVGIAGIFDLGRFRVPIYVLGLVVFGAVMSALLLLPDFRANAVVFVLTMAVAGVWWLLVLRGRIARSEAGPKYALAMGEDERAAAALVDERTTDKDRDEAIPS, from the coding sequence GTGGAAAGCTCCGAGGAGGACCGCCAGCTCGGCGAGCTGGGCTACACCCAGAAACTCAGTCGATCGGTGGGAGGCGTCTCGTCGTTCTTCCTCGGCTTCTCCGTCATCAGCGCCACCACTGCTGTGTTCTCCGGGTTCGGATTCGGGCTGAGCACGGCCGGCCCAGCCTTCGTGTGGACCTTTCCCATCGCGGTCTGCGTCTTCTTCGTCTGGGCACTCATCGCAGCCGATCTGGTAGGTAAGCTCCCACTCGCCGGCTACGCGTACCAGTGGACGAGCCGGCTCGTCAATCCGAGCCTGGGGTGGTTCACCGGATACGCCGGCGCCGTCGGATTCATCAGCGGGTTCACCGGGGTCGCCTTCGTGATGGCCGGCTACATCGGCGGGCTGCTGGGTGTCGAGATGACCACTCCGGTCCAGATATTCACCGCAATCACGGTGGTGCTGCTGTGTGTGCTCATCAACGTCTACGGCGTGAAACTCGCGACCATGCTCAACAACATCGGAGTGGCGCTGGAGTTGGTGGTGACGATCGGAGCCACTGCGTTCATCGGCGTCGTCGCCTTCTTCATCTCCGACGAACACCAGGGCATCAACTTTCTCTTCTCCACCGGCGCCGCGGATGCGTCGACGTCGCCCTATGTCATCGTGTGGTTGACCGCCAGCCTCGGCTGCATCTTCGGACTGCTCGGAGTCGAGGCAGCAGCCGACATCGCCGAGGAAACCAAGGACGCTCGTCGCACCATTCCGCGCACGATGTTTCTGGCGTTGGGCGTTGCGTCGGCGATCGAATTCTTCATGTACATCGTCTTTCTTCTGGTGATCAAGAATCCGGCCACGATCACCGACAGCGCCTCGCCGATCGCCGATCTGTTCTCCCAGCAGGTATCCCCGTGGTTCTCCAAACTCGTGATCGCTTTGGCGCTGACGAACATCCTGGTGTGCGTGCTGGCGATCATGCTCGTGGCCAGCCGATTGGTCTATGCCCTGGGCAGAGACAACATGCTCCCCGGATCGCACCTGTTGGGCCGGGTATCGGAGAAGCACAAGGTCCCGACGACTGCGATAATGGCGACGGGGCTGGTCTCGCTGGCACTTCTGCTCTCGGCCCTTGCCAACGAGACGACGTTCTCGTACATCGTCGGGATGTCGGCTCTCGGATTCTTCTGCGTGTACCTGCTGACCACCGCCGGGCTTCTGGTGGCCAACGCGCGCAACCGCATTCCGGTGGGGATTGCGGGAATCTTCGATCTCGGTCGATTCCGGGTGCCGATCTACGTACTGGGCCTGGTTGTGTTCGGCGCGGTCATGTCGGCGCTGTTGTTGCTCCCCGACTTTCGAGCCAATGCAGTCGTCTTTGTTCTGACGATGGCAGTGGCCGGCGTCTGGTGGCTACTTGTCCTGAGGGGACGCATCGCCCGTTCAGAAGCGGGGCCGAAATACGCGCTCGCGATGGGCGAAGACGAGCGCGCCGCCGCTGCTTTGGTCGATGAGCGGACCACCGACAAGGACCGCGACGAAGCGATCCCGTCGTAG
- the hisD gene encoding histidinol dehydrogenase encodes MRYSTPLLERLQGSFHHLKLPLIDAPAAQRDPAVIDTVTTMLRDIETRGLDAVRDFSRALDNDNRDDFELSAADIATSGDRLPGDLREAIQLGSERTQAFAREQRSHLVDFETELRPGLVTGARYVPVTRVGAYLPAGRFPLTASAFMTVGVAKVAGVSTVIACTPPQPGGGANDAVVYAAHVSGVDRVFVLGGVQALAAMAFGLLGELPVDMLVGAGNAYVAEAKRQLFGAVAIDLLAGPSEVAVLSDETADPEIVAADLLGQAEHGSNSPAALVTTSEEHGNAVIAAVERQLEGLATEPIAGPAWRDYGVVTVAHDRETAAALIDDLAPEHLEVITADDDWYHDRLRNYGSVFLGPWSTVAYSDKGMAGTNHVLPTAGGAKHSAGLSVSRYLKPLTYQRVTREATPALARAVQIISDSEGMAAHSATATRRLAIYADTVGAENVASR; translated from the coding sequence ATGCGCTACTCCACCCCTCTCCTCGAGCGTTTGCAGGGCTCGTTCCATCACCTGAAACTTCCCTTGATCGACGCCCCGGCGGCACAGCGAGACCCAGCGGTCATCGACACCGTCACCACCATGCTCCGCGACATCGAAACCAGAGGGCTTGACGCCGTGCGCGACTTCAGCCGTGCGCTGGACAACGACAATCGTGATGACTTCGAACTCTCCGCCGCCGACATCGCCACAAGCGGCGACCGTCTTCCCGGCGACCTCCGGGAAGCGATCCAACTCGGGTCAGAACGTACCCAGGCATTCGCCCGGGAACAGCGCTCGCACCTCGTGGATTTCGAGACCGAACTTCGTCCGGGTTTGGTCACAGGGGCCCGCTACGTGCCCGTGACCCGGGTCGGCGCGTATCTGCCCGCCGGCCGCTTCCCACTGACCGCGTCCGCCTTCATGACTGTCGGCGTAGCGAAGGTGGCCGGCGTGTCCACCGTGATCGCCTGCACGCCGCCTCAGCCCGGCGGCGGCGCGAACGACGCCGTCGTGTACGCGGCCCACGTGTCCGGAGTAGACCGCGTGTTTGTGCTCGGGGGCGTACAGGCGCTCGCGGCCATGGCGTTCGGCCTGCTCGGCGAGCTGCCCGTCGACATGCTCGTCGGTGCGGGCAATGCCTATGTCGCCGAGGCGAAACGGCAGTTGTTCGGCGCTGTGGCCATCGACCTGCTCGCGGGCCCCTCGGAGGTGGCCGTGCTCTCCGACGAGACCGCCGACCCCGAGATCGTCGCCGCCGACCTGCTCGGTCAGGCCGAGCACGGCTCCAACTCTCCGGCCGCTCTGGTAACGACCTCCGAAGAGCATGGGAATGCCGTGATCGCAGCGGTGGAGCGTCAGTTGGAGGGTCTGGCGACCGAGCCGATCGCAGGCCCGGCGTGGCGCGACTACGGAGTGGTGACGGTCGCCCACGACCGGGAGACCGCCGCTGCGCTCATCGACGATCTCGCGCCGGAGCACCTCGAGGTCATCACCGCGGACGACGACTGGTACCACGACAGGTTGCGCAACTACGGTTCGGTGTTTCTCGGACCCTGGAGCACGGTGGCCTACTCCGACAAGGGCATGGCGGGCACCAACCACGTACTCCCGACTGCCGGCGGCGCAAAGCACAGCGCGGGTCTGTCGGTCTCGCGTTACCTCAAGCCGCTCACCTATCAGCGGGTCACCCGCGAGGCCACCCCAGCGCTGGCCCGTGCCGTTCAGATCATCTCGGATTCGGAAGGGATGGCTGCGCACAGCGCCACCGCGACGCGCAGGCTGGCCATCTATGCCGATACCGTGGGAGCCGAAAACGTCGCGTCCCGTTGA
- the arr gene encoding NAD(+)--rifampin ADP-ribosyltransferase — translation MPQTPTPFEVHESGAFLHGTRADLSVGDLLVPGRRSNYDRNRVMNHVYVTQTLDAAVWGAEMAAGDGRCRIFIVEPQGSVEDDPNVTDKKMPGNPTRSYRTREPVRIVGEITDWVGHTDEQLEAMRAGLADLKRRGLDVIYD, via the coding sequence GTGCCACAGACACCGACACCATTCGAGGTGCACGAGTCGGGTGCGTTCCTACACGGCACCAGAGCGGATCTCTCCGTCGGGGATCTGCTGGTGCCCGGTCGCCGATCGAACTACGACCGGAATCGCGTCATGAACCACGTTTACGTGACCCAGACCTTGGACGCCGCGGTGTGGGGGGCCGAGATGGCCGCCGGTGACGGCCGATGCCGCATCTTCATCGTGGAGCCGCAGGGGTCTGTCGAGGACGATCCGAACGTGACCGACAAGAAGATGCCGGGAAACCCGACCCGTTCCTATCGCACCCGCGAACCCGTGCGGATCGTCGGCGAGATCACCGACTGGGTGGGACACACCGACGAGCAACTCGAGGCCATGCGGGCAGGCCTGGCCGACCTCAAGCGTCGCGGCCTGGACGTCATCTACGACTGA
- a CDS encoding LysR family transcriptional regulator, producing MALSLIQLRVFVTAAQCGSFTAAAKQLYMSQPTVSETIRRMEQHYDTPLFVRGARRLILTAAGEELLPLAEQTLASADGADRALKAVTGLQGGVASIGLLRNAKYYAMADLLTSFHSRYPNVRLRVVGVNSADVADLVRDGALEAGLVVLPVDTRELSVTPLLRDEVVFATSSPARTGPVTLEDLAAANLILYDAHAGWRDPTRRQLAERALLKGLTLTPLIEVEQVDTALDLVVAGAGETFVSRAVAESPIAPPGIRYLSFDEPLYDTVALIQKESAVLSPATRELARLARETLSDFRDADSVGL from the coding sequence ATGGCTTTATCGCTGATCCAACTGCGTGTGTTCGTGACGGCAGCGCAGTGCGGTTCGTTCACCGCGGCGGCGAAGCAGCTCTACATGTCGCAGCCCACCGTCTCGGAAACGATCCGCCGCATGGAGCAGCACTACGACACGCCGCTGTTCGTGCGAGGCGCCAGGAGGTTGATCCTCACGGCTGCCGGCGAGGAACTCCTGCCCCTGGCCGAGCAGACCCTGGCATCAGCGGACGGGGCGGACCGCGCCTTGAAGGCGGTCACCGGATTACAGGGCGGCGTCGCATCGATCGGACTGCTCCGCAACGCCAAATACTATGCAATGGCGGACCTTCTGACGTCGTTTCACAGCCGCTACCCCAATGTCCGACTTCGCGTCGTCGGCGTGAACTCCGCCGATGTCGCCGACCTGGTTCGCGATGGCGCCCTCGAGGCCGGATTGGTCGTCCTGCCCGTGGACACCCGGGAACTGAGTGTCACGCCCCTGCTCCGCGACGAGGTGGTGTTCGCAACGTCCAGTCCCGCGCGCACCGGGCCCGTCACGCTCGAGGATCTCGCCGCCGCGAATCTGATTCTCTATGACGCGCACGCAGGATGGCGTGATCCCACCCGCCGCCAACTGGCCGAGCGTGCACTGCTGAAAGGTCTGACGCTGACCCCGCTGATCGAGGTCGAACAAGTCGACACCGCCCTCGATCTGGTAGTGGCCGGAGCAGGCGAGACCTTCGTGTCGCGCGCTGTCGCCGAATCCCCGATCGCGCCACCTGGCATCAGGTATCTGTCGTTCGACGAGCCGCTCTACGACACCGTCGCTCTGATCCAGAAGGAGTCCGCTGTCTTGTCCCCCGCAACCAGGGAGCTCGCGCGGCTGGCCCGGGAAACTCTCTCGGACTTCCGCGACGCTGATTCAGTTGGTCTGTGA
- a CDS encoding NAD(P)/FAD-dependent oxidoreductase, with protein sequence MTQPTEFDVIVIGGGPGGASAAGYLSAEGLTVALVEERLIGGECHYWACNPTKTLLRPIEVLALAKAVPGVREAVGQAQVDVAAVFAKRDAIVDHLNDDGVTAALQHDGFAVIHAHGRLSGEREVTVTHRDGREEPISARHAVVLATGTRPAIPDVPGLADARPWTNRDLATMTRVPPRALIVGGGVVGVEFATILAGLGSTVTLLVRGHTLLRNSEAVAGEMVTESLRRNGVDIRFGAQLSAVTRSDADGVVTATVDDEYIEVDEIVVAAGRVVNTDALGLDAVGLPAGDFVAVDDHLHAVGTDGTWLYAMGDTTGRALLSHLSQYHAVVVADVIAARARGRQLGPDELIARDPHNLPQVVYTDPQVVEVGRTESQARADGFTVTTTTARYPEAVPDLAIFRDGFDAWAKLVIDADTDTLLGATFVGPEFAELAQAATLAVVAKVPIDVLRHVVAPHPSINQIWNPLIARRRSE encoded by the coding sequence ATGACACAACCCACCGAGTTCGACGTGATCGTCATCGGCGGTGGCCCGGGCGGCGCTTCGGCGGCGGGCTATCTCAGCGCCGAAGGGTTGACCGTCGCGCTGGTCGAGGAACGCTTGATCGGCGGCGAATGCCACTACTGGGCGTGCAATCCGACCAAGACACTCCTGCGGCCGATCGAGGTGCTGGCACTGGCGAAAGCCGTTCCCGGCGTGCGCGAAGCCGTGGGCCAGGCGCAGGTCGACGTGGCCGCGGTCTTCGCCAAGCGTGATGCGATCGTCGACCATCTCAACGACGACGGTGTCACCGCGGCCCTGCAACACGACGGGTTCGCGGTGATCCACGCTCACGGTCGGCTGTCGGGCGAACGTGAGGTCACCGTGACTCACCGTGATGGACGTGAGGAGCCGATCAGCGCGCGGCATGCGGTAGTGCTGGCGACCGGCACCCGCCCCGCCATCCCCGACGTACCGGGACTTGCCGACGCGCGACCCTGGACCAATAGGGATCTGGCCACCATGACCCGGGTGCCGCCGCGCGCGCTGATCGTCGGTGGCGGTGTCGTCGGCGTGGAATTCGCCACCATCCTGGCGGGCCTCGGTTCCACGGTCACCCTGCTGGTGCGAGGTCACACGCTGCTGCGCAACTCCGAGGCCGTGGCCGGCGAGATGGTCACCGAATCGTTGCGCCGCAACGGAGTGGACATTCGATTTGGTGCCCAGCTCTCGGCGGTGACCCGGTCCGACGCAGATGGTGTCGTCACGGCCACCGTCGACGACGAATACATCGAAGTCGATGAAATCGTCGTCGCCGCCGGCCGGGTGGTCAATACCGATGCCCTCGGCCTGGACGCCGTCGGGCTCCCCGCCGGCGACTTCGTTGCGGTCGACGACCACTTGCACGCAGTGGGGACCGACGGAACCTGGCTGTACGCAATGGGGGACACCACCGGGCGTGCGCTGCTGTCACACCTGTCGCAGTATCACGCGGTGGTCGTCGCCGACGTGATCGCTGCGCGCGCACGGGGACGCCAACTCGGCCCCGACGAACTCATCGCACGAGACCCACACAACCTGCCGCAAGTGGTCTACACCGACCCGCAAGTGGTCGAAGTGGGCCGCACCGAAAGCCAAGCACGCGCAGACGGATTCACGGTCACGACAACCACCGCGCGCTATCCGGAAGCGGTGCCCGATCTCGCGATCTTCCGCGACGGCTTCGACGCCTGGGCGAAACTGGTCATCGACGCGGACACGGACACACTCCTGGGCGCGACATTCGTCGGACCCGAGTTCGCTGAACTCGCACAGGCCGCCACACTCGCGGTGGTCGCCAAGGTGCCGATCGACGTGCTGCGCCACGTGGTGGCGCCCCACCCGTCGATCAATCAGATATGGAACCCGCTTATTGCTCGACGGAGGAGCGAGTAG
- a CDS encoding methyltransferase — protein MDHRTGAVKLTRMGAVLRSDHPASLRAWMRYKGMRSTVDAWGGLAASVRSGRSAFELVHGMSVWEWFAAHPDEQRVFASTMRQATEISARAIARAYPWPDGAVVCDVAGGIGTLLSVIVAESQANLRGVLVDSAGMIAEAEKFLADRDVAERIDRVEGDIFRTINATADVYVLKDVLHDWDDERCAKILAAVAASMPSGSRLVVVEYLQPRNRPNPFSPLLDLHTLTQRDGGRLRSLAELSTLLTGAGLRPTGRTFSVVPHDLVEAEKV, from the coding sequence ATGGACCACCGGACCGGTGCGGTGAAGCTGACCCGCATGGGGGCGGTGTTGCGCAGCGACCATCCTGCGTCGCTGCGGGCCTGGATGCGCTACAAGGGGATGCGGTCGACCGTCGACGCCTGGGGTGGCCTGGCCGCCAGCGTGCGCAGCGGCCGGAGCGCGTTCGAGCTCGTGCACGGCATGTCGGTGTGGGAGTGGTTCGCCGCGCACCCGGACGAGCAGCGCGTCTTCGCGTCGACGATGCGCCAGGCCACCGAGATCAGTGCCCGCGCCATTGCGCGGGCCTACCCGTGGCCAGACGGCGCGGTCGTGTGCGACGTGGCCGGCGGGATCGGCACGCTGCTGTCGGTGATCGTGGCCGAGTCTCAAGCGAACCTGCGTGGGGTTCTGGTCGACAGTGCGGGAATGATCGCCGAAGCCGAGAAATTCCTCGCCGACCGCGATGTCGCCGAGCGCATCGATCGTGTCGAGGGCGATATCTTCCGCACTATCAACGCGACCGCCGACGTGTACGTGCTCAAGGATGTGCTGCACGACTGGGATGACGAACGCTGCGCGAAGATCCTCGCCGCGGTGGCGGCGAGCATGCCCAGTGGCAGCAGGCTGGTGGTGGTCGAGTATCTCCAGCCGCGGAATCGCCCGAATCCGTTCTCCCCGCTTCTGGATCTACATACGTTGACCCAACGCGACGGTGGACGTCTGCGCTCGTTGGCCGAACTGTCGACACTGCTCACCGGCGCCGGTTTGCGGCCTACCGGCCGCACGTTCTCGGTCGTGCCGCACGACCTCGTCGAAGCCGAGAAGGTCTGA
- a CDS encoding bifunctional alpha/beta hydrolase/OsmC family protein, producing the protein MSTQTRTVFRGSGGELAGKLELPTGTPRAFALFAHCFTCGKDNVAAGRISRALAKQGIAVLRFDFTGLGESDGDFASTSFSSNIEDMVNAADHLRSQYSAPSILIGHSLGGAAVLAAAPLIPEVRAVATIGAPADPAHVLGLLGGALPAVERGEEATVSLGGRPFRVSRQFLDDIASQPQRERISALDAALLVLHSPVDEVVSVDNARTIFDTARHPKSFISLDGADHLLSNRADAEYAANVLAAWSSRYADAPTSMVQIADTADTADGVVRVAESGTGRLTQQISAGSHRLSADEPHPVGDDTGPNPYDLLLAALGACTSMTVRMYADRKQFPLERVVVESRRCRIHADDCAECETATGMVDRIERDITLIGPLDAEQRAALLAIADRCPVHRTLRSEVVIHTVETRTDEDRG; encoded by the coding sequence ATGAGCACCCAGACCAGAACGGTCTTCCGCGGGAGTGGCGGCGAGTTGGCGGGCAAGCTGGAACTGCCGACCGGAACCCCCAGGGCCTTCGCGCTGTTCGCCCACTGCTTCACCTGCGGCAAGGACAATGTTGCCGCAGGGCGGATCTCGCGCGCGCTTGCCAAGCAGGGAATCGCGGTGCTGCGCTTCGACTTCACAGGGTTGGGGGAGTCCGACGGTGACTTCGCCTCGACGAGCTTCAGCTCCAACATCGAGGACATGGTGAACGCTGCAGACCATCTCCGCAGTCAGTACTCTGCACCGTCCATTCTGATCGGACATTCACTGGGAGGAGCGGCAGTCCTGGCCGCTGCCCCGTTGATACCCGAGGTGCGCGCGGTCGCCACCATAGGTGCACCAGCCGACCCCGCCCACGTGCTCGGACTGTTGGGCGGCGCCCTGCCCGCCGTCGAACGGGGTGAGGAGGCCACGGTGTCGCTGGGAGGCCGGCCATTTCGGGTGAGTCGGCAGTTCCTCGACGACATCGCGTCTCAACCACAGCGCGAACGGATCTCCGCGCTCGATGCCGCCCTGCTCGTCCTGCACTCCCCAGTCGACGAGGTGGTGTCGGTCGACAACGCGCGAACCATCTTCGACACCGCGCGACATCCGAAGTCGTTCATCAGCCTCGACGGTGCCGACCACCTACTCAGCAACCGGGCTGACGCCGAGTACGCGGCGAATGTCCTCGCCGCCTGGTCGAGCAGGTACGCGGATGCCCCCACCAGCATGGTCCAGATCGCTGACACCGCCGACACCGCCGACGGTGTCGTACGGGTCGCTGAAAGCGGCACAGGCAGACTCACTCAGCAGATCAGTGCAGGCAGTCATCGACTGTCCGCAGACGAACCCCACCCTGTGGGTGATGACACGGGCCCCAACCCGTATGACCTGCTCCTTGCCGCGCTCGGAGCGTGTACATCGATGACGGTGCGGATGTACGCCGATCGCAAGCAGTTTCCGCTCGAACGTGTCGTCGTCGAGTCACGCCGCTGCCGAATCCACGCCGACGACTGTGCCGAGTGCGAGACCGCCACGGGGATGGTGGACCGGATCGAACGCGATATCACCCTGATCGGGCCCCTCGACGCCGAACAGCGGGCTGCATTGCTCGCCATCGCCGACCGGTGCCCGGTGCACCGCACCCTTCGTTCCGAAGTGGTGATCCACACCGTTGAAACGCGAACCGACGAAGACAGAGGCTGA
- a CDS encoding MarR family winged helix-turn-helix transcriptional regulator gives MPEADEYPLTPIQQRAWLNYMRVYHRLEYEMNHHLRTECGLSLYDYTVLNALSRAPDRRLQVTSLATVIGWERSRLSHHLMRMTRRGLVERTASETDGRGTVVILSTPGWDLLAAAAPIHAEWVRRTFFGDLDPGREDALADILATVHEGLLREGTLPRPDV, from the coding sequence ATGCCTGAGGCGGACGAGTATCCGCTGACACCGATTCAGCAGCGCGCCTGGCTCAACTACATGCGCGTGTACCACCGGCTCGAGTACGAGATGAACCATCACCTGCGTACCGAATGTGGGCTCTCGCTCTACGACTACACGGTGCTCAACGCGCTGTCGCGAGCGCCCGATCGCCGCTTGCAGGTGACATCGCTGGCGACGGTGATCGGGTGGGAGCGCAGCAGGCTGTCGCATCACCTGATGCGGATGACGCGCCGCGGCCTCGTCGAGCGCACGGCGTCGGAGACCGATGGCCGCGGCACCGTCGTCATCCTCTCGACCCCAGGTTGGGACCTGCTCGCGGCGGCCGCCCCGATACACGCGGAGTGGGTGCGTCGCACGTTCTTCGGCGACCTTGATCCCGGCCGCGAGGATGCCCTCGCTGACATCCTGGCCACGGTGCACGAGGGATTGCTGCGCGAGGGGACCCTGCCGCGTCCGGACGTCTAG